One region of Azospirillum lipoferum 4B genomic DNA includes:
- a CDS encoding acyl-CoA dehydrogenase, translated as MHLTEEQTMVRDMARAFARDRLAPTAAERDRSGAFPKAELAEMGELGLMGMLVPEEFGGAATDHVAYALAIEEIAAGDGAVSTIMSVHNSVGCMPILKFGTDAQKDRFLKPMARGEMLGAFCLTEPQAGSDASAIKTRARRDGDHWVLNGTKQFITSGSQADVAIVFAVTDPAAGKKGLSAFIVPTNTPGYQVARTEEKLGQHCSDTCQIVFEECRVPADLMLGAEGAGYKVALANLEGGRIGIASQSVGMARAALDHAVRYAQERQSMGVPIIQHQAIAFRLADMATRVEAARQMVLHAASLRDAGVPCMKEAAMAKLFASEMAEKVCSDAIQVHGGYGYLADFPVERIYRDVRVCQIYEGTSDIQRLVISRALVQ; from the coding sequence CGACATGGCCCGCGCCTTCGCGCGGGACCGGCTCGCCCCGACCGCCGCCGAGCGCGACCGCAGCGGCGCCTTTCCCAAGGCCGAACTGGCCGAGATGGGCGAACTCGGCCTGATGGGCATGCTGGTGCCGGAGGAGTTCGGCGGCGCCGCCACCGACCATGTCGCCTACGCGCTCGCCATCGAGGAGATCGCCGCCGGCGACGGTGCGGTGTCCACCATCATGAGCGTCCACAACTCGGTCGGCTGCATGCCGATCCTGAAATTCGGCACCGACGCCCAGAAGGACCGCTTCCTCAAGCCGATGGCGCGCGGCGAGATGCTGGGAGCCTTCTGCCTGACCGAACCGCAGGCGGGGTCCGACGCCTCGGCGATCAAGACCCGCGCCCGGCGCGACGGCGACCACTGGGTGCTGAACGGCACCAAGCAGTTCATCACCTCGGGCTCGCAGGCCGATGTCGCCATCGTCTTCGCGGTGACCGATCCGGCGGCCGGCAAGAAGGGGCTCAGCGCCTTCATCGTGCCGACGAACACGCCGGGCTATCAGGTGGCGCGGACGGAGGAGAAGCTGGGCCAGCACTGCTCCGACACCTGCCAGATCGTCTTCGAGGAGTGCCGGGTTCCGGCCGATCTGATGCTCGGGGCCGAAGGCGCCGGCTACAAGGTGGCGCTGGCGAACCTGGAGGGCGGGCGCATCGGCATCGCCTCGCAGTCGGTCGGCATGGCCCGCGCGGCGCTGGACCACGCCGTCCGCTATGCCCAGGAGCGCCAGAGCATGGGCGTGCCGATCATCCAGCATCAGGCCATCGCCTTCCGCCTCGCCGACATGGCGACACGGGTGGAGGCGGCGCGGCAGATGGTGCTGCATGCGGCATCCTTGCGCGATGCCGGGGTGCCCTGCATGAAGGAGGCGGCGATGGCCAAGCTGTTCGCCTCGGAGATGGCGGAGAAGGTCTGTTCCGACGCCATCCAGGTCCATGGCGGCTATGGCTATCTCGCCGATTTCCCGGTGGAGCGCATCTATCGCGACGTCCGGGTCTGCCAGATCTACGAGGGCACCAGCGACATTCAGCGGCTGGTGATCAGCCGCGCGCTCGTCCAGTAA